One genomic window of Bacillus mycoides includes the following:
- the purQ gene encoding phosphoribosylformylglycinamidine synthase subunit PurQ: MKFAVIVFPGSNCDVDMFHAIKDELGEEVDYVWHDRENLDEYDAILLPGGFSYGDYLRCGAISRFANAMKAVQKAAEQGKPILGVCNGFQILVESGLLPGALMRNENLKFMCRTVQLRVENNETMFTSQYEKDEVINIPIAHGEGNYYCDEATLKQLEENNQIAFRYVENPNGSVSDIAGIVNEKGNVLGMMPHPERAVDELLGGAEGLKVFQSILKQWRETYVVNA, encoded by the coding sequence GTGAAATTTGCAGTCATAGTATTCCCAGGTTCGAACTGTGATGTCGATATGTTCCATGCAATTAAAGATGAGCTTGGTGAAGAAGTAGATTACGTTTGGCACGATAGAGAGAATTTAGATGAGTACGATGCGATTCTACTACCAGGTGGATTCTCTTACGGTGACTACTTACGATGTGGGGCTATTTCTCGCTTTGCTAATGCAATGAAAGCAGTGCAAAAAGCTGCTGAGCAAGGAAAACCAATTTTAGGGGTGTGTAATGGATTCCAGATTCTTGTTGAATCAGGATTACTACCAGGAGCACTAATGAGAAATGAAAATTTAAAATTTATGTGTCGCACTGTTCAGTTACGTGTTGAAAATAACGAAACGATGTTTACATCACAATATGAAAAAGATGAAGTAATCAATATTCCAATTGCACATGGTGAAGGGAATTACTATTGTGATGAAGCGACTCTTAAACAATTAGAAGAGAATAATCAAATCGCATTCCGTTATGTAGAAAATCCGAACGGTAGCGTTTCAGATATTGCTGGTATTGTAAATGAAAAGGGAAATGTACTTGGTATGATGCCACACCCAGAGCGTGCTGTAGATGAATTGCTTGGTGGTGCTGAAGGGTTAAAAGTCTTTCAATCTATCTTAAAACAGTGGAGGGAAACATATGTCGTTAATGCTTGA
- the purK gene encoding 5-(carboxyamino)imidazole ribonucleotide synthase: MTRIILPGKTIGIIGGGQLGRMMALAAKEMGYKIAVLDPTKHSPCAQVADIEIVASYDDLKAIQHLAEISDVVTYEFENIDYRCLQWLEKHAYLPQGSQLLNKTQNRFTEKNAIEKAGLPVASYRLVQNQDQLTEAIKELSFPSVLKTTTGGYDGKGQVVLKSAADVVRAKELTNKAECILEKWVPFEKEISVIVTRSVSGETKVFPVAENIHVNNILHESIVPARITEELSQKAIAYAKVLADELELVGTLAVEMFATADGEIYINELAPRPHNSGHYTQDACETSQFGQHIRAICNLPLGETNLLKPVVMVNILGEHIEGVLGQVNRLTGCYLHLYGKEEAKAQRKMGHVNILNDNIEVALEKAKSLHIWDHQEQLLEGKR, encoded by the coding sequence ATGACGAGAATCATCTTACCTGGAAAAACAATCGGCATTATTGGAGGCGGCCAGCTTGGAAGAATGATGGCACTGGCAGCTAAGGAGATGGGTTATAAAATTGCTGTTTTAGATCCTACAAAGCATTCACCATGTGCACAAGTTGCTGATATTGAGATTGTTGCATCTTATGACGATCTAAAAGCAATTCAGCATTTAGCAGAGATAAGCGACGTTGTCACATATGAATTTGAGAATATTGATTATAGATGTTTACAATGGCTTGAGAAACATGCGTATTTACCACAAGGTAGTCAATTATTAAATAAAACGCAAAATCGTTTTACTGAAAAGAATGCAATTGAAAAAGCGGGGTTACCGGTAGCATCGTATAGATTGGTTCAAAATCAAGATCAACTTACAGAAGCAATTAAAGAGTTATCTTTCCCTTCTGTCTTAAAAACAACGACAGGTGGATACGATGGTAAAGGGCAAGTGGTTTTAAAGAGTGCAGCTGATGTTGTGAGAGCAAAAGAGCTTACTAATAAAGCAGAATGCATTCTTGAAAAATGGGTACCTTTTGAAAAAGAAATATCAGTTATTGTAACTCGTAGTGTAAGTGGTGAAACGAAAGTATTTCCCGTAGCGGAAAATATTCATGTAAATAACATTTTGCATGAATCTATCGTTCCAGCTCGCATTACAGAGGAACTTTCTCAAAAAGCAATTGCTTATGCAAAAGTGCTCGCGGATGAACTAGAACTTGTGGGAACACTAGCGGTAGAGATGTTTGCTACAGCTGACGGTGAGATTTACATTAATGAATTAGCACCAAGACCTCACAATTCAGGACACTATACACAGGATGCATGTGAAACGAGTCAATTTGGTCAACATATTCGAGCAATCTGTAATTTACCTCTTGGAGAAACAAATTTGTTAAAACCAGTTGTCATGGTAAACATTTTAGGCGAACATATAGAAGGGGTCCTAGGACAAGTGAATAGACTAACCGGGTGCTATTTACACTTGTATGGAAAAGAAGAAGCAAAAGCGCAGCGGAAAATGGGGCATGTTAATATTTTAAATGATAATATTGAAGTCGCTCTAGAAAAAGCGAAGAGTTTGCATATTTGGGACCATCAAGAACAACTGTTGGAGGGAAAAAGATGA
- the purE gene encoding 5-(carboxyamino)imidazole ribonucleotide mutase, with protein sequence MKSLVGVIMGSTSDWETMKYACDILDELNIPYEKKVVSAHRTPDYMFEYAETARERGLKVIIAGAGGAAHLPGMVAAKTNLPVIGVPVQSKALNGLDSLLSIVQMPGGVPVATVAIGKAGSTNAGLLAAQILGSFHDDIHDALELRREAIEKTVREGSELV encoded by the coding sequence ATGAAATCACTAGTTGGAGTCATAATGGGAAGCACGTCAGACTGGGAAACAATGAAATATGCTTGTGACATTTTAGATGAATTAAATATACCGTATGAGAAAAAAGTTGTATCCGCTCATCGGACTCCAGATTATATGTTTGAATATGCAGAAACAGCTCGTGAACGTGGATTAAAAGTTATTATTGCTGGAGCTGGTGGAGCAGCACATTTACCAGGAATGGTTGCAGCGAAGACAAATCTTCCTGTAATCGGTGTCCCAGTTCAATCAAAAGCGTTAAACGGCCTAGATTCGTTATTATCCATTGTCCAAATGCCAGGAGGAGTTCCAGTTGCAACTGTTGCAATTGGTAAGGCTGGTTCAACAAATGCTGGATTGCTTGCTGCACAAATACTTGGATCATTTCATGATGACATACATGATGCATTAGAATTGAGACGAGAGGCTATTGAGAAAACTGTGCGTGAAGGTAGTGAGCTAGTATGA
- a CDS encoding DMT family transporter — translation MKEICMLLVAVILWGTAIAPTKWALESIQPFTLLFIRLFFAGGICMLFSYVQLQKAIVHKHIPWKRMSLLSFTGVAGYFMFTSYGISLTSGLHVSIIDAALPLVTILFSTFFLREKIQPNYWIGIIFGAIGVLLITISSNNADQEVSLIGDILILLSTFLFAFYTVLLKQPKQEQYLSNKVFTTLTLIIGSVILLPFAMVETFYYGFPKIETWKTGLSVMYLVIGATILAYWFWNKALERVSASVSGLYLNALPLISIVASIVLLNESLTWRIVMGGGLVLFGVVWADKSKLIDLFIISRQKSSASRNE, via the coding sequence ATGAAAGAAATATGCATGTTATTAGTGGCTGTTATATTATGGGGGACGGCAATTGCGCCAACGAAATGGGCATTAGAATCTATTCAACCATTTACTTTGTTATTTATTCGTCTTTTCTTCGCAGGGGGAATTTGTATGCTTTTTTCATATGTCCAACTTCAAAAAGCGATCGTACATAAACATATTCCATGGAAAAGAATGAGTTTGCTATCTTTTACTGGTGTAGCTGGGTATTTTATGTTCACATCTTACGGGATTTCTTTAACAAGTGGATTACATGTTAGTATCATTGATGCTGCATTGCCATTAGTTACAATTCTTTTTTCAACGTTCTTTTTGAGAGAGAAAATTCAGCCGAATTATTGGATTGGGATTATATTTGGGGCTATAGGGGTACTTCTTATTACAATTTCATCTAATAATGCTGATCAAGAGGTATCTTTAATAGGAGATATCCTTATTTTATTAAGCACCTTCTTGTTTGCTTTCTATACAGTATTGTTAAAACAGCCGAAACAGGAACAGTATCTATCAAACAAGGTTTTTACAACATTAACTTTAATTATTGGATCGGTTATTTTATTGCCATTTGCAATGGTAGAAACTTTTTATTACGGTTTCCCAAAGATTGAAACCTGGAAGACTGGACTTAGTGTAATGTATCTTGTTATTGGAGCGACAATTTTAGCATATTGGTTTTGGAATAAAGCACTAGAGAGAGTTTCAGCATCAGTAAGTGGATTATATTTAAATGCATTGCCGCTAATAAGTATTGTTGCTTCAATTGTTCTATTAAATGAATCTTTAACGTGGAGAATAGTAATGGGCGGCGGCTTAGTTTTATTTGGAGTGGTATGGGCGGATAAAAGTAAATTAATTGATCTATTTATCATTTCCCGACAGAAAAGTTCCGCCTCAAGGAATGAGTAG
- the purS gene encoding phosphoribosylformylglycinamidine synthase subunit PurS, protein MYKVKVYVTLRESVLDPQGTAVKGALHSLSFTEVQDVRIGKYMELTIDKSVSDLDAKVKEMCEKLLTNVVMEDFRYEVEEVVAQ, encoded by the coding sequence ATGTATAAAGTTAAGGTATATGTAACGTTAAGAGAAAGCGTATTAGATCCACAAGGAACAGCAGTAAAAGGGGCACTTCATAGTCTTTCGTTCACAGAAGTACAAGACGTTCGAATCGGAAAATATATGGAATTAACAATTGATAAATCAGTATCTGACCTTGACGCAAAGGTAAAAGAAATGTGTGAAAAACTATTAACAAACGTTGTAATGGAAGACTTCCGTTATGAAGTTGAGGAGGTTGTCGCACAGTGA
- the uppP gene encoding undecaprenyl-diphosphate phosphatase UppP: MSDLINAFILGIVEGLAEFLPISSTGHLILVGHLLGFEGERAKTFEIVIQLGAILAIAILYHKRLVSLCNIKPLLRKEKKFNALHVFLGVFPAVVVGLLLHDVIKTYLFQPYTVVIGLVAGAILMIFTEVKKVEATAFLLDDLTYRQALTIGLFQCLAVYPGFSRAGSTISGGLLAKVNYKAASEFSFLIALPVMVGATGLDLLKSWKYLSVDDIPMFAIGFITSFIVAMLAVVTFLKLLEKIGLKPFAYYRILLAILFTLFVLL; the protein is encoded by the coding sequence ATGAGCGATCTTATCAATGCCTTCATACTTGGCATTGTAGAAGGGTTAGCTGAATTTTTACCCATCTCTTCTACTGGCCATCTTATATTAGTCGGACATTTATTAGGTTTTGAAGGAGAAAGGGCAAAAACGTTTGAAATTGTCATACAGTTAGGGGCAATTTTAGCTATCGCGATTTTATATCATAAACGCCTTGTTTCTTTATGTAATATTAAACCCCTTCTACGGAAAGAGAAAAAATTCAATGCATTACATGTTTTTCTCGGTGTATTCCCAGCAGTAGTTGTTGGCTTATTATTACATGATGTTATTAAAACATACTTATTCCAGCCGTATACTGTCGTAATCGGACTTGTAGCAGGAGCAATTCTTATGATTTTTACAGAAGTAAAAAAGGTAGAGGCAACCGCTTTTTTACTAGATGATTTAACATACCGTCAAGCATTAACAATTGGATTATTTCAATGCTTAGCAGTATATCCTGGCTTCTCTAGAGCTGGCTCTACTATTTCTGGAGGGCTATTAGCGAAAGTAAATTATAAGGCTGCATCTGAGTTCTCTTTTCTCATCGCCCTTCCTGTAATGGTTGGAGCTACAGGCTTAGACTTATTAAAAAGTTGGAAGTATTTAAGTGTGGATGATATTCCTATGTTTGCTATAGGATTCATTACCTCTTTTATAGTAGCAATGCTAGCGGTAGTAACTTTCCTGAAGCTTTTAGAAAAGATAGGTTTAAAACCTTTTGCATATTATCGTATTTTGTTAGCCATCTTATTTACACTTTTCGTATTGCTATAG
- a CDS encoding RNA-guided endonuclease TnpB family protein — protein MSQTLTVKVKLIPTKGQIRLLEQSSHEYIKVINTLVSEMVEAKKSTKKSTKDIDANIPSAVKNQAIKDAKSLFATKVKKSHYTIIPILKRPVCVWNNQNYSFDPTYISIPLKVNGKSTRVKIRALLSDKNNRNLNLLKHKLGTLRIIKKSNKWIAQISVTLSINKRTGMKILGVDLGLKVPAVAITDDDKVRFFGSGRHNKYKKRKFRSVRKKLGKDKKVKAIRRMDDKEQRWMQDKDHKISRAIINFAIANRISVIRLEQLTNIRQTARTSRKNEKNLHTWSFYRLAQFIAYKATIAGIQIEYVNPAYTSQSCPKCAEKNKALDRKYKCPCGFKTHRDIVGAMNIRYATVIDGNSQSA, from the coding sequence ATGTCACAGACCCTAACAGTGAAAGTGAAATTGATTCCAACAAAAGGACAAATCCGTTTATTGGAACAAAGCAGTCACGAATATATCAAAGTTATAAATACACTTGTATCGGAAATGGTGGAAGCAAAGAAAAGTACGAAAAAAAGCACAAAAGATATTGATGCAAATATCCCAAGTGCAGTGAAGAATCAAGCGATTAAAGACGCGAAAAGTTTGTTTGCTACAAAAGTAAAGAAAAGCCATTATACAATCATCCCGATTCTAAAGAGACCTGTTTGTGTATGGAACAATCAAAATTATTCATTTGATCCTACTTATATTTCAATCCCATTGAAGGTAAATGGAAAATCGACTCGTGTAAAAATCCGAGCTTTATTAAGCGATAAAAACAATCGTAATCTGAATCTGTTAAAACATAAATTAGGTACACTTCGCATCATAAAGAAATCGAATAAGTGGATAGCCCAAATATCTGTCACACTTTCTATCAATAAAAGGACAGGAATGAAAATTTTAGGAGTAGACTTAGGTCTCAAAGTCCCTGCGGTAGCAATCACAGATGATGATAAGGTTCGTTTCTTTGGGAGTGGTAGGCACAATAAATATAAGAAGCGTAAGTTTCGTAGTGTTCGTAAGAAGTTAGGAAAAGACAAAAAAGTGAAAGCCATTCGGCGAATGGATGATAAAGAGCAAAGATGGATGCAAGATAAAGATCACAAAATAAGTCGTGCAATTATTAATTTTGCGATTGCAAATCGTATTTCTGTCATTCGATTAGAACAATTAACGAATATAAGACAGACGGCAAGAACAAGCCGTAAAAACGAAAAAAATCTACACACTTGGTCATTCTATCGTTTGGCACAATTTATTGCCTATAAAGCAACGATAGCTGGTATTCAGATTGAATATGTGAATCCAGCTTATACAAGTCAAAGTTGTCCGAAATGTGCTGAAAAGAATAAGGCTCTAGATAGAAAATACAAGTGTCCATGTGGGTTTAAGACACATCGTGATATCGTTGGAGCGATGAATATTCGCTACGCAACTGTGATTGATGGTAACAGTCAATCAGCCTAA
- a CDS encoding ABC transporter ATP-binding protein: protein MPPINTIIKTTNLTKVYGTQKSVDNLNINVQQGEIYGFIGRNGAGKTTTIRMLLSLIKPTSGNIEIFGEDLLRNPKDILRRIGSIVEVPGFYENLTARENLLINAKIIGVHKRNAIEEALEIVGLQHETKKLVGKYSLGMKQRLGIARALLHYPELLILDEPTNGLDPIGIKEMRKLIKSLAQDRNITILISSHILAEVEQLVDRMGIIHEGRLLEEVSLDTLRKANRKYIEFQVNNDNKAAMLLENHFQIFDYEVHDEGNIRVYSHFGQQGHINRTLVRNDIEVLKIVMSEDRLEDYFTKLVGGGTIG from the coding sequence GTGCCCCCTATAAATACAATTATAAAAACGACAAACCTTACTAAAGTTTATGGGACCCAAAAGTCAGTAGATAATCTAAATATAAATGTACAGCAAGGAGAGATTTATGGATTCATAGGGCGTAACGGTGCTGGTAAAACAACTACAATCCGTATGCTGCTTAGTCTTATAAAACCTACAAGTGGAAATATAGAAATATTCGGTGAGGATTTACTTCGGAATCCAAAAGACATTTTAAGAAGAATTGGTTCTATCGTTGAAGTCCCAGGATTTTATGAAAACTTAACTGCAAGAGAGAACTTATTAATTAATGCAAAGATAATTGGAGTTCATAAAAGGAATGCAATTGAAGAAGCATTAGAAATTGTAGGCTTGCAGCACGAAACAAAAAAATTAGTAGGAAAATACTCTTTAGGAATGAAGCAACGCTTAGGAATTGCACGTGCTCTCCTCCATTATCCTGAACTACTCATACTAGATGAACCAACTAACGGACTAGATCCAATCGGTATTAAAGAAATGCGAAAACTCATTAAATCTTTAGCTCAAGACAGAAATATAACGATACTCATTTCTAGTCATATATTAGCTGAGGTGGAACAACTAGTCGATCGTATGGGAATTATTCATGAAGGAAGGTTATTAGAAGAAGTTTCTCTTGATACACTGCGTAAAGCCAATCGTAAGTACATAGAATTCCAAGTAAATAATGATAATAAAGCTGCGATGCTATTAGAAAATCATTTTCAAATTTTTGATTATGAGGTACATGATGAAGGAAATATTCGTGTTTATTCCCACTTTGGACAGCAAGGACACATTAATAGAACGCTAGTTCGCAACGATATTGAAGTATTAAAAATTGTGATGAGCGAAGATAGACTAGAAGATTATTTCACCAAACTAGTTGGGGGTGGCACAATTGGTTAA
- the purB gene encoding adenylosuccinate lyase — MINRYTRPEMGAIWTEENKFKAWLEVEILACEAWAELGDIPKEDVKKIREHASFDIDRIYEIEKETRHDVVAFTRAVSETPTLGEERKWVHYGLTSTDVVDTALSYILKQANEILLKDLENFVSILANKAKEHKYTIMMGRTHGVHAEPTTFGLKLGLWYEEMKRNVERFKQAADTVRVGKLSGAVGTYANIDPFVEKYVCENLGLEAAPISTQTLQRDRHAHYMSTLALIATSVEKMAVEIRGLQKSETREVEEAFAKGQKGSSAMPHKRNPIGSENMTGLARVIRGYMMTAYENVPLWHERDISHSSAERVILPDATIALNYMLNRFGNIVKNLTVFPENMKRNMTRTYGLIYSQRVMLTLIDKGLVREEAYDIVQPKAMEAWETQVQFKELVEADERITSKLTQEEINECFNYEHHMQHVDTIFERLGLNEA; from the coding sequence ATGATTAATCGTTATACACGCCCTGAAATGGGTGCGATTTGGACGGAAGAGAACAAATTTAAAGCGTGGTTAGAAGTTGAGATTTTAGCTTGTGAAGCATGGGCTGAGCTTGGCGATATTCCAAAAGAAGATGTTAAAAAAATTCGGGAGCATGCATCATTTGATATTGATCGTATTTATGAAATTGAAAAAGAAACACGTCATGACGTAGTTGCTTTCACTCGTGCTGTATCAGAAACACCAACATTAGGTGAAGAACGTAAATGGGTTCATTACGGTCTAACATCTACAGACGTAGTAGATACAGCTTTATCTTACATCTTAAAACAAGCAAATGAAATCTTGTTAAAAGACTTAGAAAACTTCGTTAGCATTTTAGCTAACAAAGCGAAAGAGCATAAATACACGATTATGATGGGAAGAACGCACGGTGTTCATGCAGAACCAACGACATTTGGTTTAAAACTTGGTCTTTGGTATGAAGAAATGAAACGTAACGTAGAGCGTTTCAAACAAGCTGCTGATACAGTTCGCGTTGGTAAATTATCTGGTGCGGTTGGTACATATGCAAATATTGATCCATTCGTAGAAAAGTATGTTTGTGAAAACTTAGGATTAGAAGCAGCACCAATTTCAACACAAACATTGCAACGTGATCGTCATGCACATTACATGTCAACACTTGCACTAATCGCAACATCTGTTGAGAAGATGGCAGTTGAGATTCGTGGTTTACAAAAGAGTGAAACACGTGAAGTTGAAGAGGCTTTCGCAAAAGGTCAAAAAGGTTCTTCTGCAATGCCGCATAAACGTAATCCAATTGGATCTGAAAATATGACTGGTTTAGCTCGTGTTATCCGCGGTTATATGATGACAGCTTACGAGAATGTTCCGTTATGGCATGAGCGTGATATCTCTCACTCTTCTGCAGAACGCGTAATTTTACCAGATGCTACAATCGCGTTAAATTACATGTTAAATCGCTTTGGTAATATCGTTAAAAATTTAACTGTATTCCCAGAGAATATGAAACGCAATATGACAAGAACATACGGATTAATTTACTCTCAACGCGTAATGCTTACACTAATTGACAAAGGTCTGGTACGTGAAGAAGCTTATGATATCGTACAGCCTAAAGCAATGGAAGCTTGGGAAACACAAGTGCAATTTAAAGAGCTTGTAGAAGCTGACGAGCGTATTACAAGTAAGTTAACGCAAGAGGAAATTAACGAATGTTTCAATTATGAACATCATATGCAACACGTTGATACAATCTTTGAACGCCTTGGATTAAACGAAGCGTAA
- the purC gene encoding phosphoribosylaminoimidazolesuccinocarboxamide synthase — MQKLELLYEGKAKRIYRTESADMVWVEYKDSATAFNGEKKETITGKGRLNNEITTLLFRMLQEVGIKTHFVEKLSETEQLVKKVSIIPLEVVTRNVIAGSLSKRLGMEEGTVLAEPIVEFYFKDDDLGDPLVTEDHIRVLNVASPEQVSVLRDMALQINQVLIEHFASCRVRLIDFKLEFGVTEEGEIILADEISPDTCRLWDETSNEKFDKDVFRRDLGNLTEAYEEILKRLGGISHV, encoded by the coding sequence ATGCAAAAGCTAGAATTGCTGTATGAAGGTAAGGCAAAAAGAATTTATCGTACAGAATCAGCAGATATGGTTTGGGTAGAGTACAAAGATAGTGCGACTGCTTTCAATGGGGAGAAAAAAGAGACGATTACAGGAAAAGGTCGTTTGAACAATGAGATTACAACTTTATTGTTCAGAATGTTACAAGAAGTAGGAATAAAAACACATTTTGTTGAGAAGTTATCTGAAACAGAGCAACTTGTAAAAAAAGTGAGTATTATTCCTTTAGAAGTTGTCACAAGAAATGTAATTGCAGGAAGCCTTTCAAAACGATTAGGAATGGAAGAGGGAACTGTACTTGCAGAACCAATCGTAGAATTTTACTTCAAAGATGATGATTTAGGAGATCCGCTTGTAACGGAAGATCATATTCGTGTATTAAACGTTGCGTCACCAGAGCAAGTAAGCGTATTAAGAGATATGGCTCTACAAATCAATCAAGTATTGATTGAGCATTTCGCAAGCTGTCGTGTAAGATTAATAGATTTTAAATTAGAGTTTGGTGTAACGGAAGAAGGAGAAATCATATTAGCGGATGAGATTTCACCAGATACTTGCCGTTTATGGGATGAAACGAGCAATGAAAAGTTTGATAAAGACGTATTCCGTCGCGATCTTGGAAATTTAACAGAAGCTTATGAAGAGATTTTAAAACGTTTAGGGGGAATTTCACATGTATAA
- a CDS encoding ASCH domain-containing protein — protein MNPLAQTYWDTYWGNNEKPKSVTAWQFGDSPDYLAKLVIDGVKTATCSCHIFYELENEPLPTTNDYSIVLNSQDEPVAIIKTIEVTVTPMNEVTEAFAIAEGEGDLTYNYWRDTHIQFFTKELHELGLGFSEDILLVCERFELIDIKNKVKL, from the coding sequence ATGAATCCATTAGCACAAACATATTGGGATACTTATTGGGGGAACAATGAAAAACCGAAATCTGTTACAGCTTGGCAATTTGGTGATTCTCCTGATTATCTCGCTAAACTAGTCATTGATGGTGTGAAAACCGCAACATGCTCCTGCCATATTTTTTATGAATTAGAAAACGAACCGCTACCAACAACCAATGATTATAGTATTGTACTCAATAGTCAAGATGAACCTGTAGCTATAATTAAAACAATAGAAGTAACTGTAACACCAATGAATGAAGTAACTGAAGCATTTGCTATAGCTGAGGGTGAAGGCGATCTTACTTATAATTACTGGAGAGACACCCATATACAGTTCTTTACAAAGGAACTACATGAGCTTGGCCTTGGTTTTTCTGAAGATATACTACTCGTTTGTGAACGTTTTGAGCTTATCGATATAAAAAATAAAGTGAAACTATAA
- a CDS encoding sensor histidine kinase: MKIDKVLFLISLQLIICGLLNIDMGYHVKVSLFIALIIITIYLFFSRVHFIQSNESMVTKLSRALKGNLQTRLFTNNDRSLNNIVFSINELIAALEKGQIEARKSQEARKQLLSNISHDIRTPLTSIIGYIDALKDDVATSEVEKQEYLEILYKKSNDLKHLVDEIFNMAKLDADEFPLKEEELDFSEVTREVLIEFLPELSKHNIELQVLIPESTSPIIADHLSLIRIIGNLIKNAIHYGKPGKIVGVELLETNTEYELLIWDKGPGIPKHDLQNVFKRMYRSEQSRNPSYGGSGLGLSISKALVEKNGGHIWVDSIPWDRTTFGFSVPKHTTFKK; the protein is encoded by the coding sequence TTGAAAATTGATAAGGTCCTCTTTCTTATTTCATTACAACTTATCATTTGCGGACTTTTAAATATAGATATGGGATACCATGTAAAAGTATCTTTATTTATTGCTCTTATCATAATCACAATATACCTTTTCTTTTCAAGAGTTCACTTTATTCAAAGCAACGAATCGATGGTTACTAAATTAAGCCGTGCACTTAAAGGGAATTTACAAACGAGGCTATTCACAAATAACGACCGTTCATTAAATAATATCGTGTTTTCAATAAACGAATTAATAGCTGCATTAGAAAAGGGTCAGATCGAAGCAAGGAAATCCCAAGAAGCTAGAAAACAACTTTTATCTAATATCTCACATGATATCCGGACACCACTCACTTCTATTATTGGATATATTGATGCTTTAAAAGATGATGTCGCTACTTCTGAAGTAGAAAAGCAAGAATATCTTGAAATACTTTATAAGAAATCTAATGACTTAAAACATCTGGTCGATGAAATCTTTAATATGGCCAAGCTAGATGCTGATGAATTTCCATTAAAAGAAGAAGAACTCGATTTTTCTGAAGTTACTAGAGAAGTATTAATCGAATTTTTACCCGAGCTATCAAAACATAACATTGAACTACAAGTTCTCATACCAGAATCTACTTCTCCTATTATTGCAGATCACCTTAGCCTTATACGAATTATAGGTAATCTAATTAAAAATGCTATCCATTACGGAAAACCTGGGAAAATAGTAGGAGTCGAACTACTAGAAACCAATACAGAATATGAGCTTCTTATTTGGGACAAGGGACCTGGTATTCCAAAACATGATTTACAAAACGTATTTAAGCGGATGTACCGAAGCGAACAATCAAGAAATCCTTCTTATGGTGGTAGTGGCCTCGGACTTTCTATTTCTAAAGCGCTCGTTGAAAAAAATGGTGGGCATATATGGGTTGACAGTATTCCCTGGGACCGAACTACTTTTGGTTTTTCCGTCCCAAAACACACTACTTTTAAGAAATAG